The Gemmatimonas phototrophica region TGCCGTGCGCTATTTCTACCTCATGCGCAAGGGCGACTCGCAGTTGGTGTTTGACGTCGATCTGGCGCGGAGTCAGTCGGAAGAAAATCCGGTGTACTACGTGCAAATGGCGCACGCTCGCATGTGCGGCATCTTCCGCGTTGGCGAAATCGACGCCACGACCGTGACGGGCACCGGCGTGGATCTGGGCGTGCTCAGCGAGCCCGCCGAACAGGAGCTGGTGAAGCAGCTGCTCGACTTTCCGGCGATGGTGAAGGGCGCCGCCGATACGCTGGAGCCGCACCGCATTGCCGGCTGGTTGCTGGAAACCGCCCGCGCGGGGCACACCTGGTACCACAAGCATCACGTCCTCGGGGAACCCGAGGCCATCACGCAGGCGCGCCTGGTACTCGCGCGCGCCACGCAGCTCGGCATCGCCGCCGGCCTGCGCATTCTCGGACTGTCGGCGCCGGAGCGCATGTGAGTTCTGCCTTCAACACCATCAAGAATCCCGTCCTCGTCGTGGGCTCGGTGGCCCTCGACTCGGTCGAGACGCCGTTCGGCAAAGCCGACGAAGTCCTGGGCGGTTCTGGCACGTTCTTCTCGTCCTCGGCGTCGCACTTCACCCCGGTGCAGTTGGTTGGCGTGGTGGGGGACGACTATCCCGTGGAGAAGCTCGAGCCGCTGGCCGCGCGCGGCGTTGATCTCGCCGGCCTCGAAAAGGTGAGTGGCTCCAGCTTCCGCTGGCGAGGCCGCTATCGGCACGACCTCAACTCGGCGGAAACTCTCGAGACGCACCTCGGCGTGTTCTCGCACTTCCGGCCAAACATTCCCGAGCAGTTCCGCAACGCCCCGTTTGTGTTTCTGGCCAACATCGATCCGCGGCTGCAGCTGCAGGTCCTCGAACAGGTCAAGAAGCCGCGTCTGGTGGCCTGCGACACGATGAACTTCTGGATCGAGTCGCGCCGCCCCGAACTGGTGGAGTTGCTCGGTCATGTCGACCTCATCACGCTCAATGATGCCGAAGCGCGCCAGCTCACCGAGCACACCAATCTGGTGAAGGCCGCGCGCTGGATCATGGACAAGGGCCCCAAGTTCGTGCTCATCAAGAAGGGCGAGCACGGTGCCTTCATGTTCACGCGCGACAGCATCTTCTTTGCGCCGGCGTATCCGCTGGAGAACGTGTTCGATCCCACCGGTGCTGGTGACTCGTTTGCCGGTGGCTTCATTGGCTACCTCGCCGCAACCGGCGACCTGAGCGAGAGCAACATGCGCCGCGCCGTCGTGGTGGGGTCGGCCATGGGATCGTTTGCCGTGGAGAAGTTCTCCAACCAGCGGTTGCTCGAAATCACCCGTGCCGACATTGACGCGCGTGTGCAGGAGTTCCGGCAGTTGGTGGCGTTTGACGCGGAGATCGGCGAATGACCGGGGCACCGCTGGACTACCGCAGCGCCGGCGTGGACATCGACGCCGCCGACGACGCGAAAAATCGTTTGGCTAAGCTCGTGCAGAGTACCATGACGTCGGGGGCGCGTGGCGCCTTTGGCGGCTTTGGCGGCATGTTCCGCGTGCCCGAGGGGTACCGCGCACCGTTGCTCGTGGCCAGTGCCGATGGGGTGGGCACCAAGATCAAGATTGCCATCGAAGCTGGTCGCCACGATACCATTGGCCATTGCCTCGTGAATCACTGCACGAACGATATTCTCGTGCAGGGCGCCATCCCGCTCTACTTCCTCGACTACGTGGCGTTCGGCAAGCTTGAGCCGCCCGTAGTGGAAGGCGTGGTGGCAGGTGTCGCTGCCGGCTGTCGCGAGAACGAATGCGCGCTCATCGGCGGTGAGACCGCCGAGATGCCCGGTGTGTATACGCCCCCCGATTACGATCTGGCCGGCTTCATTACCGGCATCGTGGAAGAAGACGCCGTCCTGGGCAGTGCCCGTGTGCAGAACGGCGATGTGCTGGTGGCGCTCGCCGGTGATGGGCTGCACACCAACGGGTATTCGTTGGCTCGCCGCATCATCAGCGATCGGCTCAAGCTGGGGGTGCACGACCTGTTCCCGGGCGCGAATGGCGCGAGCGTGGCCGATGTCATGCTCAAGGTGCACCGCTCGTATCTGCAGTGCCTCAAGCCGGTGCTCGGGCACATTCACGCCATGGCGCACATCACCGGCGGCGGACTGCCCGGCAATCTCAACCGGGCGTTGCCTGAAACACTTGATGCCAGCGTGGACACGTCCACGTGGACCATCCCCAATGAGTTCAGTGTACTCGCGGAGGCGGGGCAGGTGGCCTCGCTCGAGATGTTCCGCGCGTTCAACATGGGGGTGGGTATGGTGGTCATCGTGCCAAAGGAAAACGTGTCACACATCACGTCGCGCGCTGCGGCGTGCGGCATTGCGGCGTGGGAGCTTGGCGCGGTCGTGCCGGGTAGTGGCCGTGTGCGCCTCGACGGGCAGGTGACATGAGGTTCGGCGTGCGAGGCATCGGCGCCGCCGCGCTAGTCGCTACCTCGGTGGCGACACCGCCTGCCCGAGAGCTTGCCGCGCAGACCACAGCGGGTTCCTGCTCCGTCACTGTTGCCGGATTCAACACGTTCTCCGGACCGGATGCGTGCACTAAGGCCCGCGATCTTTTCGCCTTCATCATGCCGCAGGCGGGTGTAGCACTGTCCGGTGGTAATCCCGTCCTGGGAGAAGGCGGCACCATGGGCGGCTGGGGCAAGCGCGCCATCTCGCTTCGCGTGACGGCCGTCGATGGGCAACTGCCCAATAACGCCGTCCCCATTTCGCTGAGCGGCTCGGCCGTTTCGTCAAATTTCGGGGCAACACGGGCGCCCGTGCCGGTACCGTCGGTTGACGCAGCTATTGGCCTATTCGCCGGTATTCCCGCTGGCCTCACCAACGTGGGCGGTGTCGATCTCCTTCTCGGCGCCACGTACTTGCCCAAAGTCGACGAAGAGGAGTTCTCCATCGCGCCGCAAACGTCCAGCTTTGCGCTGTCGTACGGCGTGCGGGTGGGGGCGTTGCAGGAGTCCTCGCTCGTTCCCGGCGTGAGTGTCAGTTATATGCGCCGCAAATTGCCCACGGTGTCGTTAGGCTATGCCTCCAGCAACGACACCATCAGCGTACGCAATCTGGCCGCCACGTCCAACAGTCTTCGCATTGTGGCCAGCAAGCGCGTCGCCATCTTCGGGCTGGCCGCGGGCGTGGGTCGCGACCAGTTGGAGAACACTGCGGGGGTCGAAGCCGTGGTCAACGAAACTGTGCTCGGCGTACCGCAGCGTGGACAGGTAACGCTGAACGCGCTTCGCCAAACGACAACGCGCAATACGGCGTTCGTGAACGCCAGCGTGGGCCTGCTCCTTGCGCGTCTGGTCGGTGAAATCGGGTGGGCGGCCGCCGGCGACAGTGATCCCACCACCAACACCTTCGATGGCCGTGCCGCCAACGCAGGGTATCGGTACGGTTCACTTGGCGTCACTGTTCGATTCTGATCGGTCGCCATCTGGCGATCAACCGCCGCACTCCGAGGCGCACGCGCCGGGCACCACGCCCGACGACGTGCGCTTCATGCGTCAGGCCTTGAGCCTCGCCGATCGTGGGGCGGGGCAGGTCGCCCCCAATCCGCTCGTCGGGGCCGTCATCGTGCGCAATGGCACGGTGATCGGCGAAGGGTGGCACCAGCGCTACGGCGGTCCTCACGCCGAGGTGCACGCGCTTCGCATGGCGGGCGATAAAGCGCGCGGGGCTACCGCGTATGTCAGCCTCGAGCCCTGCAATCACTTGGGGCAAACCGGGCCGTGCACGGAGGCCTTGGTGGCCGCCGGCATTACGCGGGTCGTGTGCGCCACGAGGGACCCCAATCCCAAAGCGGCCGGTGGCATCGAGCGGCTGCGGGCGGCGGGAATCGAGGTGCTGTCGGGAGTCTGCGAAGCCGACGCGCTGTTGCAGAACGCCCCGTTCTTCCACAGCGCCCGTGGAGCCCTATTGCCCTTTGTCACCCTCAAGCTGGCCCTCTCCCTCGACGGGGCCATTGTGGGCGCGTCGCGTCGCCGTGCCTGGCTGACCGGGCCCGAGGCGCAGACGGCCGTGCATGCCCTGCGGGCGTCAGCCGACGCCGTGGCCGTAGGCATTGGCACCGCGCTGGCGGATAACCCCGCCCTGACGGTCCGGCTGGCCCAGGCCCCCCGGGTGGCCCCCGTACGCGTCGTCTTTGACCGCCAGGCACGGCTCCCCGCGACGGGTACGCTGGTGCAGACGGCCCGCGAGACGCCCGTGTATGTCTTGGCCGCCCCCGACGCCCCAGCGGCTCGCACCGACGGCCTCCGCGACGCCGGTGTAACGGTACTGCATGCCGCCGATCTCTCCGCCGGGCTCCAGGCGCTGGGGGCGCAGGGCGTCCGACATCTGTTGGTGGAAGGAGGCGCCCAAATCGCCTCGGCGCTCATGGCCGCCGGTCTCGTACACCACCTGATTATCTTTCAAGCTCCGGTCATTCTGGGGGCAGGGGCTGTTCCGGCCTTTGCCGCACTCCCGGGGCAGGACGCCGATACGGCGCCCCGCCTGCGCGTGCTCGAGCGCCGTGGATACGGCGCCGATCTGATGACCCGTTACGCTGTTTCCGGAGACTGAAGACAGGATGTTTACGGGGCTTGTAGACGACGTTGGGCTCATTGAGCACGTCGCCGACACGCCGGCCGGGCGCGAATTGCGCATCGTCAGCCGGTATACCGACCTTGCAGACGGCGAGAGCATCGCCGTCAACGGGGCCTGTCTCACGGTACGTGAACACGGGATCTCCGCCAGTGGTCGCGGCTGGTTTACCGTGGCCGCGATCGTAACCACCCTGGGGCGCACCACCATCGGCGACTGGGAAACGGGCGGCACGGTGAATCTTGAACGCGCCATGAAGCTCGGCGACCGGCTGGGGGGGCACTTGGTGCTCGGACACGTGGATGGACTTGGCCGCGTGCTCGATACCCGCGACGAAGGCGACGCCTGGCTCATCGATCTGGAATTGCCGGCGTCCATGCGCCCCCTGCTGGTGGACAAGGGCTCCATCGCGGTGAATGGCGTGAGCCTCACCGTGAATGAGCTGCTCCCCACGGGAGTGCAGCTGTCCATTATCGAATACACCAAACAGCACACTACGCTGGGCCTGCTGGCGGCCGGCGCGAATGTGCATGTAGAAGCCGATGTGCTGGCCAAGCATATCGAACGACTGCTGATGCCCTATCTGCGCGCGACCGACGCGCCTACACTGGCCGCAGCACTGACGGAGTTGAAGTGATGACGCAGGATACGGAACCCACTGGCACTGCGCAGGACGCCGAGCCGGTTTTTGGCACGGTCGAACAGGCCCTTGCCGATATTGCCGCCGGAAAGTTTGTCGTGGTGGCCGACGACGAAGATCGCGAAAACGAGGGAGACCTCGTCTGCGGTGCGGAGCTCGTCACGCCGGAAATGGTCAACTTCATGCTCGAAGCCAAAGGCATGATTTGCCTTTCCATGACCAACGAGTTGGCGGACCGGCTGGGCCTCGAAATGCAGGTGGATCACAACACCGAGGCCATGTCCACCGCCTTCACGGTGAGCATTGATGCCGCGGCCAAGTACGGCGTCACCACCGGCATCAGTGCCAGCGATCGGGCCACCACCATTCGCGTGGCCGTCGCTGCCGGCGCCACGCGCGCGGACCTGCGGGTACCTGGCCACATTCACCCTCTGCGCGCCCGCAACGGCGGCGTGCTGCAGCGGGTAGGCCACACCGAAGCGGCCGTCGATATTGCGCGACTCGCCGGCCTGCAGCCGGCCGGCGTGATCTGTGAAATCCTCAACAAGGATGGCACGACCGCGCGTCGCCCGCAGCTCGAGGTGTTCGCCAAGGAACACGGCCTCACCTTCATCACCATCGCGCAGCTGGTGGCCTATCGACTGCAGCACGAACGACTCGTGCATCGCATGGCCGACGCGCGCCTCCCCACCAATTACGGGGACTGGCGCATTGTGGGCTACAAGAACGACGTTGACCACCGGGAACACATCGCCATCGCCTACGGCGATGTAACCGATGGCGAAGACGTGCTGGTGCGCATGCACAGCAAATGTCTCACCGGCGACGTGTTCCATTCCCGCCGCTGCGACTGCGGCTGGCAGCTGGAAACCGCCATGCAGATGATCCAGGCCGAGGGGCGCGGCGTCATCGTGTATCTCGATCAGGAAGGACGCGGCATCGGTCTGCTCAACAAGATCAAGGCCTACGAACTGCAGGACACCGGCGCCGACACCGTCGAAGCCAATGAACAACTCGGCTTCAAACCCGATCTTCGCAATTACGGCATTGGCGCGCAAATTCTGCTCGATCTGGGCGTGCGCTCCATTCGGATTCTGACCAATAACCCGCGCAAGCTCGTGGGGCTCGACGGCTACGGTCTCGTGCTCAAGGATCGTGTGCGTATCGAGGCACCGTCCACCAGTGAGAACGCTTCCTATCTTGAAACCAAGCGCACCAAGCTTGGACACCTCTTCGCCGTCTGAGATCGCCGTGGCTGAATTCAATGGGGATCCCCGCGGGGAAGGCCGACGCATCGTGGTCGTGGCCAGTCGCTTCAACGAAAGCATCACGGTGCCCCTGGCCGAAGGTGCGGTAAGCACGTTGGTCGAGAAAGGCGTTCGCTTCGAGGACATCGATGTGCTCTGGGTGCCGGGCGCGTGGGAATTGCCCGTGGCGGTGCGCCGTGCGCTGGCCTCCGAGAAGTACGACGCGGCCGTGGTGGTGGGCGCGGTCATTCGCGGTGGCACGCCGCACTTTGAGTTTGTGGCCGGGGAAACGGCACGCGGCCTCATGGAGGCCTCTCGCGACTTCGAAGCGCCGGTCACGCTCGGACTGCTGACGACGGATACCATGGAGCAGGCCGAGGAACGGGCCGGCGGTGCGCATGGCAACAAGGGCGTTGATGCGGCGCTGGCGGCACTCGAAGTGCTCGACCTGTTCGACCGTGCCTTTGCCGACGACCGCTTCGGCGAGGATGACGACGCATGAGCAACCTTCGCGACGAAGCGTTCTGGGATGGTCCTTCGCAGGAGCCATTGCTCCCCAGGCAGGGAAAGCGCACGCGTGGCAAGCCAACCACGAAGGCCGAGCGGGTCGAAACGCGCGGGCGCGCGCGGGCGCTGCAGGCCTTGTATGCGGCGGATGTGCGTGGCGATCAGACGGAGCTGCGTCGTATTGCCACCACCGTGTTCGACGACCTCGCCATCGATCCTGACGAGCGGACGTTTGCGTCTCGCATTGTGGCCACGGTGGCCGATCGCGGCGGAGAGCTCGATGCGGCGCTCGCCGAAGTCACGAACAACTGGCGCCTCGAACGGCTCGGTGCCATCGAACGCAGCGTCCTGCGTCTTGCGGCCGCGGAACTCGCCCGCAACGAAGCACCGGTCAAGGTGGTGCTGCAGGAGGCGGTGCACCTCGCGGAACGCTATGGCACCGAACGCAGTGCACGCTTCGTGAACGGCGTGCTCGACGCCTACGCCCGCAAGCTCGGCAAGCTGTGACCGCTGCGGGGAGCAACAGCGCAGGCGTGGCGCCGCGCCGAGATACGGCGAGCGCGCGTCTGCGTATTGCCGTGGTGAATTGGCAATGCCGGGATAATCCCCTGGCTGGTGGGGCGGAAATCCACCTGCACGAGATCTTCGGACGGTTGGCCGCCATGGGGCACGAGGTCGTGCTGCTGTGCGGCGGCTGGCCGGGCTGTCCGCCCCGCGCCACGCTTGATGGCATCGAGGTGCATCGCGTGGGCACCCGGCAGACGTTCCCCTTTCTGGCCCGTCGCTACTGGCACACCCATCTCGCCCCGCGCGGCTTCGATGTGCTGGTGGAAGACATCAATAAGGTGCCGCTGTTCACGCCAACCTGGCGTGCCCCCAAGCTGGTCGCGCTGGTCCCCCACCTCTTTGGTGGAACCGCTTTCCAGGAATTGGCCGCCCCACTCGCCACCGCCGTCTGGCTTTCCGAAAAGCCGCTGCCCTGGTTCTATCGCCGATATGCCTTTGAGGCCATCAGCGAAAGCACCAAGGAAGACCTGGTGCAGCGCGGCATCGCTGCCGACCGGATTCGCGTCATTTTCCCCGGAATCGATAGCCAACACTATACGCCTGATCCCTCCCAAAGGGCGACTCGCCCCACATTTGCGTATCTGGGTCGCCTAAAGAAGTATAAGGGAGTAGATCTTGTCCTCAGGGCCTTTGCCGCCTGCGACGTTCCCGAGGCCACGCTGGAGATTGCCGGAGCTGGCGAGTTTCGCGCCGAGCTTGAGCAATTGGCGGGAACCCTTGGGGTTGCTTCGCGGGTACGGTTTTTAGGACGAATTGACGAGACTGAGAAGTGCGCCTTGCTTCGACGGGCTTGGGCGACGGTTTTCGCATCACCAAAGGAGGGGTGGGGCATTACGAACCTGGAGGCAGCAGCGAGCGGAACTCCGGTGATTGCGTCGAACTCCCCGGGAATTCGTGAGTCCGTGAGGCACGGCGAAACAGGGTTTCTCGTGAAACACGGAGACGTGGCTGCCATGGCTGGTTGCATGCGGCGCCTCAGCGACGAGCGGACGCTCGTCGAACACCTGGGGGCCAATGCACGACGCTTCGCCGAGGGCTTTACCTGGGCGAACGCCGCGAAGGAGACCGAAGCCCACCTCCGTGAGGTGGTGGGAAGGGAGGAAGGTCGCTGATGGAGATCATCCTGCACGCGCACCACGCGGAAGTGACGGAGTCGCTTCGCACCCAGGCCGAATCGGCCATCCGCCGCATTGCGACACGATTGCACCACGTCGCCAATGCCATCGTACGATTTGTCGGTGACGGGCCCACCCGTCGCGTCGAAATCGTGCTCCGCGGAACCCGCCATCGAGAACTCTTCGCCGTGGCCGACGCGCATGCCTTTGCGCCGGCACTCAGCACGGCAGTGCACCGCCTCGAAAGCCAGGTGGCCAGCGTGCGTCGATCCCGCCGGGTACCTCGCAATGGAGATCGCACCGGGTGAGCAAACGCCTGACCGTAGGCATGCTCTACGAGCAAATGAAGGATGTGCTCGAATTGGAGCTGCTCGGCCCGGCCACCGGTCTCGATCGCGAGATCACGAGCCCCGAGGCGTCAAGCCCGGGGCTCGTCCTTGCCGGCTACATCAATCGCTTTCCGTATCAGCGCATTCAGGTGCTCGGCGAAACCGAGATCACCTACCTGCAGTCGCTCGACGAGGCGCAGCGCGCCACCAATCTCGAGCAGTTCTTCGGATTCCCCATCCCCTGCGCGTTCATCACCAAGGCGCTCGAGCCACCTGAGCCACTCATGCGTCTGGCGGATGACGCCGGCATGACGGTGCTCCGCTCGCGTCTCAAGACCGCCGAGTTCTACCGGCTCATCAAACCGTTTCTCGCCGACCAGTTTGCGCCCACCACCACCATGCATGGATCGCTCGCCGACGTGTATGGGGTCGGGTTGTTCTTTACCGGAAAGAGCGGGATCGGGAAATCGGAGTGCGTGCTGGATCTGGTGGAGCGTGGCCATCGGCTGGTGGCCGATGACCTCGTATTCGTGTCGCGCCGTGGCAACGATGTGCTCATCGGCAAGGGCCATGAGCTACAGCGTCATTTTATGGAAATTCGTGGCGTTGGGTTGTTGGATATTCCGGCCATCTTCGGTATCCATGCCGTGCGTCAGCAGAAGCG contains the following coding sequences:
- the nusB gene encoding transcription antitermination factor NusB, translated to MSNLRDEAFWDGPSQEPLLPRQGKRTRGKPTTKAERVETRGRARALQALYAADVRGDQTELRRIATTVFDDLAIDPDERTFASRIVATVADRGGELDAALAEVTNNWRLERLGAIERSVLRLAAAELARNEAPVKVVLQEAVHLAERYGTERSARFVNGVLDAYARKLGKL
- a CDS encoding bifunctional 3,4-dihydroxy-2-butanone-4-phosphate synthase/GTP cyclohydrolase II; its protein translation is MTQDTEPTGTAQDAEPVFGTVEQALADIAAGKFVVVADDEDRENEGDLVCGAELVTPEMVNFMLEAKGMICLSMTNELADRLGLEMQVDHNTEAMSTAFTVSIDAAAKYGVTTGISASDRATTIRVAVAAGATRADLRVPGHIHPLRARNGGVLQRVGHTEAAVDIARLAGLQPAGVICEILNKDGTTARRPQLEVFAKEHGLTFITIAQLVAYRLQHERLVHRMADARLPTNYGDWRIVGYKNDVDHREHIAIAYGDVTDGEDVLVRMHSKCLTGDVFHSRRCDCGWQLETAMQMIQAEGRGVIVYLDQEGRGIGLLNKIKAYELQDTGADTVEANEQLGFKPDLRNYGIGAQILLDLGVRSIRILTNNPRKLVGLDGYGLVLKDRVRIEAPSTSENASYLETKRTKLGHLFAV
- a CDS encoding glycosyltransferase family 4 protein, with the protein product MTAAGSNSAGVAPRRDTASARLRIAVVNWQCRDNPLAGGAEIHLHEIFGRLAAMGHEVVLLCGGWPGCPPRATLDGIEVHRVGTRQTFPFLARRYWHTHLAPRGFDVLVEDINKVPLFTPTWRAPKLVALVPHLFGGTAFQELAAPLATAVWLSEKPLPWFYRRYAFEAISESTKEDLVQRGIAADRIRVIFPGIDSQHYTPDPSQRATRPTFAYLGRLKKYKGVDLVLRAFAACDVPEATLEIAGAGEFRAELEQLAGTLGVASRVRFLGRIDETEKCALLRRAWATVFASPKEGWGITNLEAAASGTPVIASNSPGIRESVRHGETGFLVKHGDVAAMAGCMRRLSDERTLVEHLGANARRFAEGFTWANAAKETEAHLREVVGREEGR
- a CDS encoding PfkB family carbohydrate kinase; the protein is MSSAFNTIKNPVLVVGSVALDSVETPFGKADEVLGGSGTFFSSSASHFTPVQLVGVVGDDYPVEKLEPLAARGVDLAGLEKVSGSSFRWRGRYRHDLNSAETLETHLGVFSHFRPNIPEQFRNAPFVFLANIDPRLQLQVLEQVKKPRLVACDTMNFWIESRRPELVELLGHVDLITLNDAEARQLTEHTNLVKAARWIMDKGPKFVLIKKGEHGAFMFTRDSIFFAPAYPLENVFDPTGAGDSFAGGFIGYLAATGDLSESNMRRAVVVGSAMGSFAVEKFSNQRLLEITRADIDARVQEFRQLVAFDAEIGE
- the ribH gene encoding 6,7-dimethyl-8-ribityllumazine synthase, which produces MAEFNGDPRGEGRRIVVVASRFNESITVPLAEGAVSTLVEKGVRFEDIDVLWVPGAWELPVAVRRALASEKYDAAVVVGAVIRGGTPHFEFVAGETARGLMEASRDFEAPVTLGLLTTDTMEQAEERAGGAHGNKGVDAALAALEVLDLFDRAFADDRFGEDDDA
- the ribD gene encoding bifunctional diaminohydroxyphosphoribosylaminopyrimidine deaminase/5-amino-6-(5-phosphoribosylamino)uracil reductase RibD — protein: MAVPPTQGIGTVHLASLFDSDRSPSGDQPPHSEAHAPGTTPDDVRFMRQALSLADRGAGQVAPNPLVGAVIVRNGTVIGEGWHQRYGGPHAEVHALRMAGDKARGATAYVSLEPCNHLGQTGPCTEALVAAGITRVVCATRDPNPKAAGGIERLRAAGIEVLSGVCEADALLQNAPFFHSARGALLPFVTLKLALSLDGAIVGASRRRAWLTGPEAQTAVHALRASADAVAVGIGTALADNPALTVRLAQAPRVAPVRVVFDRQARLPATGTLVQTARETPVYVLAAPDAPAARTDGLRDAGVTVLHAADLSAGLQALGAQGVRHLLVEGGAQIASALMAAGLVHHLIIFQAPVILGAGAVPAFAALPGQDADTAPRLRVLERRGYGADLMTRYAVSGD
- a CDS encoding HPF/RaiA family ribosome-associated protein, which encodes MEIILHAHHAEVTESLRTQAESAIRRIATRLHHVANAIVRFVGDGPTRRVEIVLRGTRHRELFAVADAHAFAPALSTAVHRLESQVASVRRSRRVPRNGDRTG
- the hprK gene encoding HPr(Ser) kinase/phosphatase, with protein sequence MSKRLTVGMLYEQMKDVLELELLGPATGLDREITSPEASSPGLVLAGYINRFPYQRIQVLGETEITYLQSLDEAQRATNLEQFFGFPIPCAFITKALEPPEPLMRLADDAGMTVLRSRLKTAEFYRLIKPFLADQFAPTTTMHGSLADVYGVGLFFTGKSGIGKSECVLDLVERGHRLVADDLVFVSRRGNDVLIGKGHELQRHFMEIRGVGLLDIPAIFGIHAVRQQKRLEVVVVLEEWDADAQVDRTGLDVQTIDVLGVEIPKITVHLNPGKNITVIAEVIAMNHLLRYYRGYDTATAFNERLIGQMRRKSDVQRYLQEDDE
- a CDS encoding riboflavin synthase, encoding MFTGLVDDVGLIEHVADTPAGRELRIVSRYTDLADGESIAVNGACLTVREHGISASGRGWFTVAAIVTTLGRTTIGDWETGGTVNLERAMKLGDRLGGHLVLGHVDGLGRVLDTRDEGDAWLIDLELPASMRPLLVDKGSIAVNGVSLTVNELLPTGVQLSIIEYTKQHTTLGLLAAGANVHVEADVLAKHIERLLMPYLRATDAPTLAAALTELK
- the purM gene encoding phosphoribosylformylglycinamidine cyclo-ligase produces the protein MTGAPLDYRSAGVDIDAADDAKNRLAKLVQSTMTSGARGAFGGFGGMFRVPEGYRAPLLVASADGVGTKIKIAIEAGRHDTIGHCLVNHCTNDILVQGAIPLYFLDYVAFGKLEPPVVEGVVAGVAAGCRENECALIGGETAEMPGVYTPPDYDLAGFITGIVEEDAVLGSARVQNGDVLVALAGDGLHTNGYSLARRIISDRLKLGVHDLFPGANGASVADVMLKVHRSYLQCLKPVLGHIHAMAHITGGGLPGNLNRALPETLDASVDTSTWTIPNEFSVLAEAGQVASLEMFRAFNMGVGMVVIVPKENVSHITSRAAACGIAAWELGAVVPGSGRVRLDGQVT